From one Rosa rugosa chromosome 4, drRosRugo1.1, whole genome shotgun sequence genomic stretch:
- the LOC133742270 gene encoding uncharacterized protein LOC133742270, with product MEKIEHKYVEVGGLKLHVAEIGSGPKAVVFLHGFPEIWYSWRHQMIAVANNGYRAIAYDCRGYGLSELPAEPEKATFKDLVDEVVGVLDALAIDKAFLVAKDFGSITEYLVAAVYPERVAGVISLGIPFMLPGPTAVQNHLLPEGFYISRWQEPGRAEADFGRFDIKSVVRNIYILFSRSEVPIAAKDQEIMDLFDPAIPLSPGFSEEDLSVYASLYEKSGFRFPLRVPYRSITVDCGYTDPKVSAPTLLIQGEKDYLLNFPGTEDYIRSGAMKHVVPDLDITFIAEGGHFVQEQLPEKINELILTFLSKHGI from the exons ATGGAAAAGATTGAGCATAAGTATGTGGAGGTAGGAGGACTAAAGCTTCATGTAGCTGAAATTGGAAGTG GTCCAAAGGCGGTGGTTTTCCTGCATGGATTTCCAGAAATATGGTACTCATGGAGGCACCAAATGATTGCTGTGGCCAACAATGGCTATCGGGCAATTGCCTATGATTGCag GGGATATGGACTTTCTGAGCTGCCAGCTGAGCCTGAAAAGGCAACTTTCAAGGACCTCGTTGATGAGGTTGTTGGAGTTTTGGATGCTTTGGCAATTGACAAG GCTTTCCTTGTTGCAAAGGATTTTGGATCTATAACTGAATACCTCGTAGCTGCTGTCTATCCTGAGCGGGTAGCTGGTGTTATATCACTAGGTATCCCTTTCATGCTTCCAGGTCCCACTGCTGTCcaaaatcatcttcttcctgaAGGATTCTACATATCAAGGTGGCAG GAGCCAGGGAGGGCAGAAGCAGATTTTGGCCGCTTTGATATCAAGTCGGTGGTAAGGAACATCTACATTCTCTTCTCCAGAAGTGAGGTTCCAATAGCTGCTAAGGATCAAGAAATCATGGATTTGTTTGATCCAGCTATTCCTCTATCGCCAGGTTTCTCAGAGGAAGATCTTTCAGTCTATGCATCTCTGTATGAGAAGTCTGGATTCCGTTTTCCTTTGAGAGTTCCATATAG GAGCATAACAGTGGATTGTGGTTATACTGATCCAAAAGTCTCAGCTCCAACACTGCTTATCCAGGGTGAGAAAGACTACCTCTTAAATTTTCCCGGGACTGAGGATTACATACGATCTGGGGCAATGAAACATGTTGTGCCTGATTTGGACATTACCTTCATTGCAGAAGGGGGTCACTTTGTGCAAGAACAACTTCCAGAGAAAATTAATGAGCTAATCCTCACTTTTCTCAGCAAACATGGTATCTGA